The Rhodothermales bacterium genome includes a region encoding these proteins:
- the ccsA gene encoding cytochrome c biogenesis protein CcsA, with amino-acid sequence MLGILGELLLILAFLACGISGVSYFMAVRRPLEDAQWRWLGRTAWKVVAFAGFAAALILSRLIFTHQFQYAYVWQQSSRDLPTHFLVSSFWAGQEGSFLLWIVLMGFMGLSLIRWGGRDYEPAVMAVVSFCQIFLISMVVGLKFGSLTVGASPFMTIYEKFPNTPEGFIPPDGSGLNDLLQNYWMAIHPPTLFLGFTAMIAPFAFAIAALWLRKYTSWVRPALPWTIFANMVLMVGIAMGGYWAYETLSFGGYWAWDPVENSSLVPWLVGVAALHMMIVQKRSGASHKAALFLCILAFMLVVYSTFMTRSGILGDVSVHSFVDLGLYLQLVIWILAMAVVGFGLFILRYRELPTPEKEPNVLSREFMIFAGALLLSAVALVVILGTSAPILGRLFRDSPSAVAIEFYNVWTLPLTIGFMFLAGLGQLFWWNKMSVDTVNAVLLRPVVLSVISTVAVLIFTPFVERTTVLADAGAAASSGLFEAGMFSGLGAFWQVYGEGIQLLMLVFVSFFALYGNGQVLWRIGRGNLRMAGGAITHVGMTIMILGIIASSSFDNLLSDPGRENFILSRGESRTVDGYTMTYVGSELNELGRAHYIMDVTDARGRSFTLKPVVYKSNKDQWIQHPDVKMFYERDLFLAVSPNVMFETEEQSQEMGGAITLGRGESRTLGSEDYRITFKNFDTNVDSDLVPDSSAIAVAAVVDMTNLKTGETHELRPIYIVMSDGRQQYVQNRMNEWNVAVTFSGMNVDNGSANFVVEGVRIAAEDWVVIQAHEKPFINLVWLGLFILTGGFAVSMVRRMKEQQASLARA; translated from the coding sequence ATGCTGGGCATCCTAGGCGAACTCTTACTCATTCTCGCATTTCTTGCATGCGGCATTTCGGGCGTGAGTTACTTCATGGCGGTCCGTCGTCCGCTTGAAGACGCGCAGTGGCGGTGGTTGGGGCGGACCGCATGGAAGGTGGTCGCTTTCGCCGGCTTTGCCGCCGCGCTCATCCTTTCGCGGCTCATCTTCACCCATCAATTCCAGTACGCGTACGTCTGGCAGCAGTCGTCCCGCGACCTGCCCACGCACTTTCTCGTGTCGTCGTTCTGGGCGGGCCAGGAAGGGTCGTTCCTGTTGTGGATCGTGTTGATGGGGTTCATGGGCCTCTCGCTGATTCGCTGGGGCGGTCGCGACTACGAGCCGGCCGTGATGGCGGTGGTCTCCTTCTGCCAGATCTTCCTCATCTCGATGGTGGTGGGGCTGAAATTCGGTTCGCTGACGGTAGGCGCCTCGCCGTTCATGACCATCTACGAGAAATTCCCCAATACGCCGGAGGGCTTCATCCCGCCGGATGGGAGCGGGTTGAACGACCTCCTGCAGAATTACTGGATGGCCATCCATCCGCCAACGCTGTTTCTCGGCTTCACCGCGATGATCGCGCCGTTCGCCTTCGCCATCGCGGCGCTGTGGCTGCGCAAGTACACCAGCTGGGTGCGGCCGGCGCTGCCGTGGACGATTTTCGCCAACATGGTGCTCATGGTCGGCATCGCGATGGGCGGCTACTGGGCGTATGAAACCCTGTCGTTCGGTGGCTACTGGGCGTGGGACCCCGTCGAAAACTCCTCGCTGGTGCCGTGGCTCGTTGGGGTGGCGGCCCTGCACATGATGATCGTGCAGAAACGCAGCGGCGCGTCGCACAAGGCCGCGCTGTTTCTGTGTATCCTGGCCTTTATGCTGGTCGTGTACTCGACCTTCATGACGCGCAGCGGCATCCTGGGCGACGTGTCGGTGCACTCGTTCGTCGACCTCGGGCTGTATCTCCAGCTGGTGATCTGGATCCTGGCGATGGCGGTGGTCGGTTTCGGGCTCTTCATCCTGCGCTACCGGGAGCTGCCGACGCCGGAAAAGGAGCCGAACGTGCTGTCGCGCGAGTTCATGATCTTCGCCGGCGCCCTGTTGCTCAGCGCCGTCGCCCTGGTCGTCATCCTGGGCACGAGCGCACCGATCCTCGGCCGGCTCTTCCGCGACAGCCCGTCGGCGGTGGCGATCGAGTTCTACAATGTGTGGACGCTACCCCTGACCATCGGCTTCATGTTTCTTGCCGGCCTGGGGCAGCTGTTCTGGTGGAATAAGATGTCGGTCGATACGGTGAACGCCGTCCTCCTCCGCCCCGTCGTGCTGTCGGTCATCAGCACCGTCGCCGTATTGATCTTCACGCCGTTCGTCGAGCGGACCACCGTGCTGGCCGACGCCGGCGCCGCCGCCTCGTCGGGCCTTTTCGAGGCCGGCATGTTCTCCGGCCTGGGGGCGTTCTGGCAGGTGTACGGCGAGGGCATCCAGCTGCTGATGCTGGTCTTCGTGTCGTTCTTCGCGCTGTACGGCAACGGACAGGTGTTGTGGCGGATCGGGCGCGGCAATCTCCGGATGGCCGGCGGCGCCATCACCCACGTGGGCATGACCATCATGATCCTGGGCATCATCGCGTCGAGCAGTTTCGACAACCTGCTGTCCGACCCGGGGCGCGAGAACTTCATCCTCTCCCGCGGCGAGTCGCGGACGGTGGACGGCTATACGATGACCTATGTCGGCTCGGAACTCAACGAGCTGGGCCGGGCGCATTACATCATGGACGTGACCGACGCCCGCGGGCGCTCCTTCACGCTCAAACCGGTGGTCTACAAGAGCAACAAGGACCAGTGGATCCAGCATCCCGACGTCAAGATGTTCTATGAGCGCGACCTCTTCCTGGCCGTCTCGCCGAACGTGATGTTCGAGACGGAAGAGCAGAGCCAGGAGATGGGCGGCGCCATCACGCTCGGCCGCGGCGAGAGCCGGACCCTGGGCAGCGAGGACTATCGCATCACGTTCAAGAATTTCGATACGAACGTCGATTCGGACCTCGTGCCGGATTCGAGCGCCATCGCCGTGGCGGCCGTGGTCGACATGACGAATCTGAAGACCGGCGAGACCCACGAGCTGCGCCCGATCTACATCGTGATGTCGGATGGCCGCCAGCAGTATGTCCAGAACCGGATGAACGAGTGGAATGTGGCCGTCACGTTCTCGGGCATGAATGTGGATAACGGCAGCGCCAACTTCGTGGTGGAAGGCGTGCGGATCGCCGCGGAGGACTGGGTGGTCATCCAGGCGCATGAGAAACCCTTCATCAACCTCGTCTGGCTCGGGCTTTTCATCCTCACGGGGGGCTTCGCCGTGTCCATGGTTCGGCGCATGAAAGAACAGCAGGCATCGCTCGCTCGCGCCTAA
- a CDS encoding metalloregulator ArsR/SmtB family transcription factor — protein sequence MSEYKNGTTNEGSGMAPWQIAALEQTLKKNKQLDMLTKVMNAAGNPTRMSILYLLWRNGEVRVNDLASILRLTSPAISQQLKKLRGQSLVDFRRDAQTVYYRLNLESAFVQHFLIRFFEQEMLYRELTPPDSAGK from the coding sequence ATGAGCGAGTACAAAAACGGCACAACCAACGAAGGGTCGGGCATGGCGCCATGGCAAATAGCCGCGCTGGAGCAGACTCTCAAGAAAAACAAGCAGCTGGACATGCTCACGAAAGTGATGAATGCGGCGGGCAACCCGACGCGCATGTCCATTCTCTACCTCCTCTGGAGAAACGGCGAGGTTCGCGTGAACGACCTCGCGAGCATCCTGCGATTGACCTCTCCGGCCATTTCGCAGCAGCTGAAAAAACTACGCGGCCAGTCCCTCGTCGATTTCCGACGCGATGCGCAGACCGTGTATTACCGACTCAACCTGGAATCGGCATTCGTCCAGCATTTCCTCATCCGCTTTTTCGAGCAGGAAATGCTGTATCGGGAGCTGACACCGCCTGATTCGGCTGGAAAATAA
- a CDS encoding response regulator encodes MYILLAEDNPVNQKVALRMLNRLGYEADIAQNGREAVEALEKKAYDVILMDMQMPEMDGLEASRCIVEKYPEGQRPFIIALTANAMQGDKERCLAAGMNDYISKPIRIEDLKEAFARVPVRDNGEAAPAEGEAAPENSVLDYSVLKELMEMLGNDFSFAAGLISDFLEDGEELVNSTRASLETGDAEEFMRASHTLKSSAATFGAMTVSRLCKEVEEMGRTGNLGEEAADRTTALEEAYQLAKQELEHYIATQLVGQ; translated from the coding sequence ATGTACATCCTCCTCGCCGAAGACAATCCTGTGAATCAGAAGGTGGCCCTTCGCATGCTCAATCGTCTGGGCTATGAAGCCGATATCGCTCAGAACGGCCGCGAGGCCGTCGAAGCGCTGGAGAAAAAGGCCTACGACGTCATCTTGATGGACATGCAGATGCCCGAGATGGACGGGCTGGAGGCGTCTCGGTGCATCGTCGAGAAATATCCCGAGGGCCAGCGTCCGTTTATCATCGCGCTGACCGCCAATGCGATGCAGGGCGACAAGGAGCGGTGCCTGGCCGCCGGCATGAACGACTACATCAGCAAGCCCATCCGGATCGAAGACCTGAAAGAGGCGTTCGCCCGCGTGCCCGTTCGCGACAACGGCGAGGCCGCGCCGGCGGAAGGTGAAGCCGCTCCGGAAAATTCGGTGCTCGACTACAGCGTGCTGAAGGAGCTGATGGAGATGCTCGGCAACGATTTTTCGTTCGCGGCAGGCCTCATCAGCGATTTCCTGGAAGATGGCGAGGAACTGGTGAACAGCACGCGCGCCTCGCTCGAGACCGGCGACGCCGAGGAGTTCATGCGGGCGTCGCATACGCTGAAGTCCAGCGCCGCCACCTTCGGGGCGATGACGGTGTCGCGCCTCTGCAAGGAGGTCGAGGAGATGGGCCGGACCGGCAACCTGGGCGAGGAAGCGGCCGACCGGACGACGGCGCTCGAAGAAGCCTACCAGCTCGCGAAACAGGAGCTGGAGCACTACATCGCGACCCAGCTGGTCGGGCAATAA